A single genomic interval of Helianthus annuus cultivar XRQ/B chromosome 13, HanXRQr2.0-SUNRISE, whole genome shotgun sequence harbors:
- the LOC110900603 gene encoding uncharacterized protein LOC110900603, whose amino-acid sequence MGEIEDEGNWNDVLNRRRRGGGNRNKEDNLGGGITKFYITNLPKGSRPWDVAEVFRDFGVISGMYIARKSDKKGNRFGFISFKNVKDAKLLESSLDGTKMGGCKLKVNIARFANENTSFWESDVKYQEKADHPIGKKLLNENRGGSNKFRTEGVSYRDMLAPKTLNIPVSGMQQPVGKIERVLEVHEETSAFFAFQEKAVVGRASDVKSLTALNEWLCSSGFLSAKVYYVGGLFVLVVFPEDYEAVEFLNNRDVWKDWFSSLDMWEGQSLPYERIAWIKFVGVPVHLAENKAFNDLAEVYGKVVHASQLSAEDRDLSVNRVGVLVEHGDPIKDTAILSWKGRRYKVWLSEEQRDWIPDCLVEVSRPVPAVGAVEESQTPLEVHGKSKRQEDERVIPCMRREAEVENCAKGNDEGGPALNRMFYSQAPCGSSDSVGPKILSQVVKKKTV is encoded by the coding sequence ATGGGGGAGATTGAAGATGAAGGGAATTGGAACGACGTGCTGAATCGGCGGAGGAGAGGGGGTGGCAACAGGAATAAAGAAGACAACTTGGGCGGGGGTATTACCAAGTTCTACATCACCAATCTTCCGAAGGGCAGTAGACCGTGGGACGTGGCGGAGGTTTTCAGAGATTTTGGAGTTATTTCAGGGATGTACATCGCTAGGAAGTCAGACAAGAAAGGTAATAGATTTGGGTTCATTAGCTTCAAGAATGTCAAGGATGCAAAATTGCTTGAATCGTCCCTTGACGGTACTAAGATGGGTGGTTGCAAACTCAAGGTCAACATCGCTAGATTTGCAAATGAAAACACCAGTTTTTGGGAGTCCGACGTGAAGTACCAAGAGAAGGCCGATCATCCGATCGGAAAGAAATTACTCAATGAGAATAGAGGAGGTAGTAATAAGTTTCGTACGGAGGGAGTATCATACAGAGACATGTTGGCTCCTAAAACTCTTAATATTCCGGTCTCTGGTATGCAGCAGCCGGTAGGCAAGATTGAAAGAGTTCTCGAAGTTCATGAGGAGACCAGTGCCTTTTTTGCGTTCCAGGAGAAGGCGGTGGTCGGGAGAGCATCGGATGTCAAGTCGCTTACTGCGCTGAATGAATGGTTATGTTCTTCAGGCTTCCTTTCTGCCAAGGTTTATTACGTAGGGGGTTTGTTTGTTTTAGTTGTCTTCCCGGAGGATTATGAAGCGGTGGAATTTCTTAACAACCGAGAtgtgtggaaggactggttctcTTCCTTAGACATGTGGGAAGGACAATCCTTACCCTACGAGAGAATTGCGTGGATTAAATTCGTAGGTGTACCGGTACACTTGGCAGAGAACAAAGCTTTCAATGATTTGGCTGAAGTGTATGGGAAAGTGGTTCATGCTTCTCAGTTATCTGCTGAGGATAGAGATCTTTCGGTTAACCGTGTCGGTGTCCTTGTGGAGCACGGGGATCCGATTAAGGATACTGCTATCCTTAGTTGGAAAGGTAGGCGATACAAGGTGTGGTTATCGGAAGAACAAAGAGACTGGATACCAGATTGTTTGGTAGAAGTTTCCCGTCCGGTGCCGGCGGTCGGAGCAGTTGAGGAGTCTCAGACTCCGTTGGAGGTGCATGGTAAGTCGAAGAGGCAGGAAGATGAAAGGGTGATTCCTTGCATGCGTAGGGAGGCGGAGGTTGAAAATTGTGCCAAGGGTAATGACGAAGGGGGGCCAGCTTTGAATAGAATGTTCTATTCCCAAGCCCCTTGTGGCAGTTCGGATTCGGTGGGTCCCAAGATTTTGTCACAAGTGGTGAAAAAAAAAACCGTTTAA